From the Thermosynechococcus sp. genome, the window GCTGGGTGTGGCGGGTGTCTTTGGTGGTGCCTTGTTTGCCGCCATGCACGGTTCTCTGGTGACCTCCAGCTTGATCCGGGAAACCACGGAAACCGAATCCACCAACTATGGCTACAAGTTCGGTCAAGAGGAAGAAACCTACAACATTGTGGCTGCCCACGGTTACTTTGGCCGGTTGATCTTCCAATACGCCAGCTTCAACAACAGCCGCTCGCTGCACTTCTTCCTCGCAGCTTGGCCAGTGGTGGGTATCTGGTTTGCTGCCCTGGGTATTAGCACGATGGCCTTTAACCTCAATGGTTTCAACTTCAACCACTCCGTTGTGGATGCGCAAGGCAACGTGATCAACACCTGGGCGGACATCATCAACCGCGCCAACATTGGTATTGAGGTGATGCATGAACGCAATGCCCACAACTTCCCCCTCGACTTGGCTAGCGGTGAATCGGCTCCTGTGGCGATGATTGCCCCGAGCATTGACGCCTAAAAAGGTCGCTCCTAAACCTCTCTAGTGATAAGTCCAAATCTGGCTCCCTACAGGGGAGCTTTTTTATGGCATTACGGGGTGGGGAGTTGATACTGATCCACAATTTTTTTGGCAAAGGCGGGCACATGAGCGGCAAGTTTTTGGGGATAGTTGCGCCGCACATAGAGATAGTTGCGGGTGAAGTGCGAATCAATGGAAAAGCGGGCATATTCAAGCCCTTTGGGGCCAATACGCTCAATCACAAAACCCACCAGTTTGGCCGCCCACAGGGGCAGGGTCACGCCTTTATCGTAGGCAGGAATGCTTTGCTGCACCGCTGCGTGGCGATCGCCGGCACTCGTGACGGGCTGGATTTCCAATTGATCGCGCACCAGGTCAAGCATTTCTTGGCCAAGCGCATTGCGCACCACCAGCCACTGCCAACCCAAGGGGGCCCCCATATATCCCACCACCAAATCGGCAAGGCCATTGACGTAGTCAAAGCAACTCATGCAGGAGGGGGCAAAGACTTCCTTAAGCTGATTCGTCTTGAGACCAAAGAAGGGCACAGTTTCTGTGGTGCCGTCGCTGTGCTTGAAGTGTACGCGAAAGTCCTGCATGAACTCGTAGTAAATCACCGTAGCGGGCGATCGGCTGGTGGTTTCCAGGAATTTTTGCAGACCGGCACGGGTGACGTTATCCACGCAAGGGGTTCCCAACACATAGAGCTTCTCTAGCCCCAGTTTGTCCTGAACAGCTCGCAGGGCCTGAATTTGACAGCCAACGCCAATGACCAACAGCCGTTTGAGGCCGGCTTGTGCCACCTGCTCTAGTACCGAAAGATTGGGAGAGAGGGTGGGCTTGTTCACCCGCGCCGCCAAAATCTCCTCACGGGTGCGGGCAATCACCGGCTTGGGGGTAAAGCGATCGCTCTCGCTGTTTTGAACACAGACAACGCCCTCAACCCGTCCCGATTCCAACAGGGCAATGGCAATACTGCTGACGATGCCCGTCCACTGCGCCCCTGCAATGGGTTCTGTTTTGCGAGCTGCCATCATCTGCTGGTGAACACCAAAGTAGCACTCATCCCAGTTGTCAAGATCACGGGCACGGCCATGACTTTGCTGCTCTAGGGTCTCAAACTGTTGCTTGAGGAAGGCACAGGCCTCTTTGACATAGTGGATATAGTAGGTGTCGCACAGACCACACTCACTGCAGAGGGCCTTGGCGGGGCGGGGGCTACCGGGCTTGAGGGCGCGGGCTTTGTGATGGGCAGCAGTCATGGGCATCTACTTCAGCAATGAACGGGCGCGATCGCAAATGGCTTCTGGCGTCAGGCCATTGTAGGCCATCAGTTCGGCAGGGCTAGCTGTGGTTTCGCCGCGCTGCCAAGCCAGTAGATCGCGAGGACAAGTGGCACGCAGCAGAATGGGTTCCAAAAGGGCAGAAGCTCCCCCCGTTACCCCCAAGAGGGCATCGCCGCCAAAGAGACGCTCGAAGGTGGCCTCATCGGCAAAGCCGCCATCGGGTTCTGCGCAGGTTTGCCAAGCAACATCCCCAGGGCGGTAGAGGCGGCGGGGGTTAACTACCGAAACAATCCGCACTCGATAGCCCAACGCTTCCAATTGGGGTAGGGCATGATACACGGGTTGCAAAATCATATCCCCCAGCACCGCTAGCACTAAGGTTCGTCCCCCTTGGGTGGATTCATAGAGGGTGAGTGCCCCCTCATCAAGGGCCTGTTCCGTTTGCGCAAAGGTGGTGCGCACCGGCAGTGGCGTTTTACTGGCAAAGATGGCAATTCCCTTGTTTTGGGTATTCAGTGCCCAGCGGTAGCACACTTGAATGCTATTGGCATCGGGCGGAAAGAGGACAAAGATATTGCCATTGCGCAACAAAGCGCCGTAGTAGGCTTCGATTTCCGGGCGTTGATGCGTCCAACCATTCCGTCCCTGCTCAAGGGCACCGGCGGTAAAGAGAGTAACCGTCGAAGGGGTGGGACGGCGCAGTTCTGCCATCGCTTGGGTGACCGTTTGCCAAATGGGGAGACCATTAATGGCAAAGGATTCGTAGGAGCACCAAAGACTCCGGCTGCCCATCAAACATAATCCCGCCGCTAGGCCCGCGCAGGCATCCTCGCTCAGGGGTTCGTATACTTGGCCATTGGGCACTTGGTTGTAGAGGGGATCCGTTGTTGGGTGGATGATCTTCAGGGCTTGGTTGATGTTGCCAATCCCAGAAGCCTCATTGCCATCGGCATTGGTGACGAGGTAGCGGCGATCGCGCTGCCCCACTTCTGCCACTATGCGCCCCATAGCGGTTGTGGCCACTTTGCTTTCCCCCAAGGCATAGGCCTCAAGGGCAATCTCCCCCAAGGGAGGTAAGTCCAAGACCTGCTCGGTCACCACCACCTCTGCCGCTGGTCCGCCAGCCGCTGCCACACAGTTTTGACGCACCAGTTCCCAGGCGGCAGGAGAAAGGGCACGGGCTTTGAGGGCACTGACAATATCGGGGTTGTCGAGGGTGTGCTGGGCGTAAAGGTTATGGGATTTTGCCCCCTTGGCATGAACACCTGCCCCCTTCAGTTGCTTGAGGATAAACACTGTCAACTTCCCAGAGAGGGCCGATCGCGCTGCCTCTTGCATCCCCTTCAGGACCGCCTGCACAAAGGCCAAGCGCTGCCCAAAGGAAAACTGAGTGCTATCGACGTAGTCCCCCTCTTGACCGCTGTCGTCAAAGTCCTTGGCATCCACCAGCACCACCTCTTGGAAACCATTGCCGTGCCAGTAGGCCATCATTTCTGGATTGGTTTTCAGAGAAACCATGCTGTGGTGCTCCTGGCTAAAGCCATTCCAAACCAGAACAGGTAGGAAATTGGTAACCTCTGGGAAAGCGGTGTGGAAGTGGGCCATGCTGCTCATGACGTAGGGCTCCCCTAGGCCGCCATCCCCTAAGGTGAAGGGAAAGAGGGTCTGGCGGTGTAGCCAAGCAGCGGCCATAGCAAAGTGCTGCCCCTGTCCCAGGGGGCCGGCAGGCGCCAGAATCCCCGGAATATAGCCGGAGAGGTGGCCAAGCAGACCATGTTTTTCGCGGAAGCGATCGCGCAGGTCCTGAACCGTATAAATGCCCATTTTCTCTAGGGAGCGATCCAAGAACAGGGCAGCATAAAAGCCCGGCGCATGGTGCCCCACTTCCGTGATGATATTTTTGTGCCCCAACATCACGAGGGCAGCATAGGCTTCTGCTTGACTGGCAAAGCCGCCAGGATGACCCGAGGCCTTACTGCCGGTCATCTGTAAGATTAAATAGCGGAGGGCATCGGCGTAGAGGAGCGTTTGATAGGCTGCTTCCGTAGCCTCCAGATCCGTAAGGGCTGGCTGTTGGGTACTCAGGAGTGGCCTTTGACCATAGCGATCCCAGTCTGGCCAATCATGGCCAAAATACTGAATGCCTTCACAGAAACTGGGGACTGAAGTTACCGCTGTCATAGACCCTGACCCAACTCTTGAGTGCACGCTTAGTCTCCTATCTTACAGGGGTGGGGAGTTCCCCTGAGGGCAGTTGATCAGGGAATATCCCCGAAATAACGGTGTTGGAGTGGATTGCAGGCATAGTATTGATTTTTTTTGGGGGAAGGGATTAACAATGGCGTTGGTGATAGCAGGCGATCGCAGCGGCGTGGGGAAAACCACGGTTGCCCTAGCATTAAACGCGGCTCTAACTGCACGGGGGCAGCGGGTACAAACCTTTAAGGTGGGCCCTGACTACATTGATCCCCTGTTTCACACGGCTATCAGTGGCCGACCTTGCCGTAACCTCGATGTGATCTTGACCAGTCCTGACTATGTCTGCGCCTGCGTCGGCTATCACAGTCAGGGGATGGATGCGGTGCTCATTGAGGGGGTGATGGGGCTATTTGATGGCCGGGGAGGGAGCCATGAGGGCAGTACGGCACACATTGCCCAACTTTTGCAGGCACCTATCCTCCTGGTCTTAGATGTCCAAAAACAGGCAGCATCGGTGGCGGCAGTGGTCTATGGCTTTTGCCACTATGATCCATCGCTGCAGATTGCTGGTGTGGTCTTGAATCGGGTGGCCAGCGATCGCCACCGGCAACTGTTAGAAGCCGCCCTTGCCCCCCTGGGGGTGCCTATTGTTGGCGTCCTCTATCGCGATCAGGCCTTGGCCCTCCCCAGTCGGCACCTCGGCTTAGTGCCACCCCAGGAATCCCGCGAGTTTCAAGCCTTGGGCGATCGCCTTGCCCACTTAGGTAACACCTGCTTTAACTGGGAGCAATTGACGCCTCTTCTTGCGCCTGAGTTCTCTGCCCCCTCTCCTTTGCCCTCTTCTGTCACTCCTTTCTCCTCACCGCTGCACATTGGTATTGCTCAAGACAGTGCGTTTCACTTCTACTACGCCGATACCCTTGACCTGTTGCAGCAGTTAGGGGCAACACTCATCCCTGTCTCTCCCCTCAAAGATGCAAAGCTGCCAACCCCGCTCCATGGACTGCTCCTGGGGGGTGGCTTTCCAGAAGTGTTTGCAGCGGAGCTGGCGGCGAACCACCCCTTCCTTGGGGCTTTGCGGCAGGCGATTCAAGGGGGCCTAGCCCTCTATGCCGAGTGTGGGGGTCTCATGTATCTATGCCAAAGCCTCCGCACCCTAGAGGGAGAGGACTATCCCTTGGTGGGACACTTGCCGGTGGTTGCCGAGATGGGGAACAGGCTCACCTTGGGCTATCGCCAAACCACAGTGCTGCAAACAACGGTGTGTGTGCAAGTGGGGGAAACGGTGCAGGGGCATGAGTTTCACTATTCCCGTCTGAGTCAGCCATCGCCAAGGCCCCTGTGGCAGTTGAATGGGGCCCCGGAGGGGTGGGGTAATCCCCGACTGCATGCCAGTTATTTACATCTCCATTGGGGCGGCCATCCCCAGTGGGCAATGCGCTTTCTCCAGCAGGCAGCAAGGGTTGGATAATGCGACTCACGGCAACGTAATTTTTGCAGGTATTTTTTAAGGTGTGGTTGGGGAAGGTCAATGCCAAAGCAATACCGCTATGGGCTCTACCTTTGCCTTGGGCTGCTAGTGGTGCTCAGGGTCACTCTGGCGGCTTGGGCAACGGTCCCTTCCCAGAACCTGGAGTATTGGCAGCAGGTGATCCAACAACACCAGCAGCACCAGCAGGCAGTAGGTCAGCAGCGTCAACAACTAGAACGCCTTGAGGCAGCGGCGAGCGATCGCCTGGAGAGTTTAGAAAGCAATGTGGATACAACAACACAACAGATAGTGGCGGCCAGCGATCGCCTGCAAGCGGCAGAAAACCTGCTCAAGGAGCTCAAGGAGCAGCAACAGGTTCTGAGTCGCCGCTACAGGGCCAGTGTTGCCGTGATTAGCGATCGCCTGCGGCGGCTACAACGCTACCGTGAGATTCCCCAGTGGGCCATGCTCTTTGAAGCAGAGACCCTGAATGACTGGCTGACGCAGCAGGGGCGCCTGCGTCAGGTGTACGAGCGCGATCGCCAGCACTTGACTGCCTTGGTTCGCGATCGCCAGCGACTTCAGCAGCAGGAGCGGCAAATCCAAGTACAACAGCGATTTATTCAAGCCCTACGTCAGCAGTTGCAGCAGCAGCAGGCTATCTATGCACGGGAGGCCGAAAGTCAACGCCAACTGATTGCCCGTCTGCGGAGCGATCGCCAGGCCCTTGCCGCCATTGAAGCCCAACTGGCCCGTGACAGCGTTGCCATTCAGCAACTCATTCGCCAGCGCCTCGGCTATGTCCCCAGGGGCGCTCCACCCCTGCCCCGCAGTGGCCGTCTTGCTTACCCCATTCAAGCACCGCTGACCAGTCCCTTTGGTTGGCGGATTCATCCCATCTTGGGCAGGCAGCGGTTCCATGCTGGTGTGGACTTTGGTGCTGATTTTGGCACCCCCATCTTTGCTGCGGCAGCGGGCACCGTGATCTTTGCCGGTTGGTCAGGGGGCTACGGGCAAACCGTGATCTTAGATCATGGCGGCGGGATGACGACGCTCTATGCCCATGCCCAGCGCCTCTTGGTTCAGGAGGGACAGCTGGTGCAGCAGGGGCAGCCCATTGCTGAAGTGGGCTCCACCGGCCTTTCCACGGGACCACATTTGCACTTTGAAGTGCGCCTGAACGGTGAACCCACCGATCCATTGGCCTATCTCTAGGGGGTTGGCTGCCAAAACAGACCAATGGCGTTGTTGATTCGTGTTGTTGTGACCGAGTGGCGATCGACTAAAACACCCCCAAGGTAGAGGGCAGTTGAACTGCCACCATCCAAATTTACCGCATTGATCAGGCCCAACTGTTGCAAAATTTGTGCCCATTCTGCGAGGGTAGGCCCCATACCACCTATACGATTGTGGGCGGTCACCCAGACAAGGCTGCCATCGCGGCGATTGCCCATGGCACTGCGGGGGGCAGCCTGGGCATCCAAGCCTGCCCCAAATTGCTCTAGGGCTGCATTCAAAACCACACGTCCCTGCTCTAGCAACAGGGGGCCTGCACCAATAATATGGGGCATGGCATTGAAGGCAGCGGGTATAGCCCTTGTCTCCAGTTGGACCGGGGTGCCTGGGGGCAAGTTAGCTAAGGCCCCATGGAAGTGGCGCGCCACCAGCAGAAAGCCATCCTCAGGAATGGGAACGCCTTGATTGTGGTTAATGGGTTGTTGCCCCACCACCACCTGATTGCGCACCGTAATCACGACGTCATTGCTCGTTTTCCCTTGGTAGCTCGCGCCCCAACTGGGGGTATAGAGGGCAAGACCTGCTTGAACATAGCCCGAATTGAATGTGACAATGGGCACCGTGCCAGTCGGCGTCCTCACCCGCTGCTGCAAACTGAGGCGACCCACAACAATCTGGCCGCGATCGTCCCAGCCAATGGCCCCGCGATTGAGAATCGGGCCGGAAAGCCAGTTACCCTCACTGCGAATTGCCCCTAAGGGAGCTTGGCGATCGCGATTAAAGAACCCGGCATTAATGGCTGCGGCTGCTTGCCAGCGTTGCGCCAATTCAGGCAGTGTCGCCAACCCCACTAATGTTGTGGGTGTCACCCCTAGAGGGCGCAGATGCAACCCCGGTTGTTGGGGATTGATGATGAGCAGATCCACAGGGAACTGACGAGTGCCCAGGAGGACCGTTTGCTGTTGCCAGCGCAGTCCCGGCGCCCATTGAATTGTGCGGGGAGGTGGCGCATCACTGCGAAAATCAATCACCAGACGCGGTGGATTGAGCAGCATTGAGGCCACTGGGCGAACTGTGCCGGGAATTTGGGTCTCCAATACTGTGCGATCCGGGGTAGCCGTAACTTTGACATTGGGGAGCGTGGCCAATTCTCCTGTGGCTTCAATCGTGAGACTGAGATCCCGCGGCGTCAAAGCGGTGCGGCTAAAGGTGAGGCGATTGATCTGCCAGGGGGTGGGGCGGTCCAATTCAAAGACCCAGCGATCGCCCCAAGGTTGTCGTCCCTGCCACCAACCGAGAATGCGGGCTGGGGGTGTGCTGATCTGGAGCGTATTGCCTTGGGGTTGCACTCGCCACTGGTGTTGCTCAATCCAGGGCGTAATGTCTAGGTAACGATACATGCCATTGGCGCTAAAGCGCACAGCCAAAGGACTAAATTGCTGCTGAAACCATGCCACCGGCTGCTGAAAGGGATCCGTGGTATCGCCAAGGAGAACACCAAAGCGCTGGGCCAGACCCCCGTCACTAACGCCGGTGCGCAGTTGATTTTGGGCATCGCGCCACTGCTGCCAAGCCACCGGGTAGTCGCGGCCATTGAGGTTCAGGCGATCGCCCTGACTCTCTTGGGCCAGGGTAATGTTTGCGCTGGCGATCGCCACCGTCAGTGCGTTCCCAAAAACTAAATAAGCTGAGCGTGCAAGCACCCTGGAAGCACCCCCCCTACTGAGACTACGCCAGTATAGTTGACGCCGCCGCCTTAAAGATGGCTCCAATGGGCAGACTGGGTTTTGGGGAAACGGGACTACCCCTGATCTGAGGATGAGGAGACCTGCTCTGGGGGCGGTGCCACTTGGGGCTGGAATTGAAAGAGGGAGTACACGACATTGCGGCGAATCATGACCATCATGTCCAAGAACAGCTCATAGCCCTCCCGTTTATACTCCACTAGGGGATCCTCTTGACCATAGCCCCGTAGGCCGACGGACTCCCGCAGGGCATCCATCTGTTGCAGGTGCTCCCGCCACAGCAGGTCAATTTGCTGCAGAATAAAGAACCGTTCTGCCTGCCGCATCAAGCCCGGTTGAATGGCCTCAATTTGCGCTTCCTTTTGCTCATAGGCAGTGCGCACTTGCTCATGCAAAAAGGCCTGCATCTCCGGTACGCTTAGGTGCGCCAGATGCTCAGGGCGCAGGTCCGCAAGTAAATGCACAAATTCCTGCACCTTGGCTACTAAACCTTCCAAATCCCATTCTTCCGGCGGTAGATCGGGATTGACATAGGCGGCAATAATGTCATCCATGGTTTTTTCGGCGTACTCTAGCACCCGATCCTTGAGGTCTTCCCCTTCGAGGACTCGCCGCCGCTCAGCATAGATGGCGCGCCGCTGGTTATTCATCACCTCGTCGTATTCAAAAACTTGCTTGCGGATGTCGTAGTAGTAGGTTTCCACCTTGCGCTGGGCATTTTCCAGACTGCGTGTCAACAGTGGCGACTCGATTGGCATATCTTCATCAATG encodes:
- a CDS encoding phosphodiester glycosidase family protein, with the translated sequence MLARSAYLVFGNALTVAIASANITLAQESQGDRLNLNGRDYPVAWQQWRDAQNQLRTGVSDGGLAQRFGVLLGDTTDPFQQPVAWFQQQFSPLAVRFSANGMYRYLDITPWIEQHQWRVQPQGNTLQISTPPARILGWWQGRQPWGDRWVFELDRPTPWQINRLTFSRTALTPRDLSLTIEATGELATLPNVKVTATPDRTVLETQIPGTVRPVASMLLNPPRLVIDFRSDAPPPRTIQWAPGLRWQQQTVLLGTRQFPVDLLIINPQQPGLHLRPLGVTPTTLVGLATLPELAQRWQAAAAINAGFFNRDRQAPLGAIRSEGNWLSGPILNRGAIGWDDRGQIVVGRLSLQQRVRTPTGTVPIVTFNSGYVQAGLALYTPSWGASYQGKTSNDVVITVRNQVVVGQQPINHNQGVPIPEDGFLLVARHFHGALANLPPGTPVQLETRAIPAAFNAMPHIIGAGPLLLEQGRVVLNAALEQFGAGLDAQAAPRSAMGNRRDGSLVWVTAHNRIGGMGPTLAEWAQILQQLGLINAVNLDGGSSTALYLGGVLVDRHSVTTTRINNAIGLFWQPTP
- a CDS encoding Coenzyme F420 hydrogenase/dehydrogenase, beta subunit C-terminal domain; the encoded protein is MPMTAAHHKARALKPGSPRPAKALCSECGLCDTYYIHYVKEACAFLKQQFETLEQQSHGRARDLDNWDECYFGVHQQMMAARKTEPIAGAQWTGIVSSIAIALLESGRVEGVVCVQNSESDRFTPKPVIARTREEILAARVNKPTLSPNLSVLEQVAQAGLKRLLVIGVGCQIQALRAVQDKLGLEKLYVLGTPCVDNVTRAGLQKFLETTSRSPATVIYYEFMQDFRVHFKHSDGTTETVPFFGLKTNQLKEVFAPSCMSCFDYVNGLADLVVGYMGAPLGWQWLVVRNALGQEMLDLVRDQLEIQPVTSAGDRHAAVQQSIPAYDKGVTLPLWAAKLVGFVIERIGPKGLEYARFSIDSHFTRNYLYVRRNYPQKLAAHVPAFAKKIVDQYQLPTP
- a CDS encoding phosphoketolase, which encodes MTAVTSVPSFCEGIQYFGHDWPDWDRYGQRPLLSTQQPALTDLEATEAAYQTLLYADALRYLILQMTGSKASGHPGGFASQAEAYAALVMLGHKNIITEVGHHAPGFYAALFLDRSLEKMGIYTVQDLRDRFREKHGLLGHLSGYIPGILAPAGPLGQGQHFAMAAAWLHRQTLFPFTLGDGGLGEPYVMSSMAHFHTAFPEVTNFLPVLVWNGFSQEHHSMVSLKTNPEMMAYWHGNGFQEVVLVDAKDFDDSGQEGDYVDSTQFSFGQRLAFVQAVLKGMQEAARSALSGKLTVFILKQLKGAGVHAKGAKSHNLYAQHTLDNPDIVSALKARALSPAAWELVRQNCVAAAGGPAAEVVVTEQVLDLPPLGEIALEAYALGESKVATTAMGRIVAEVGQRDRRYLVTNADGNEASGIGNINQALKIIHPTTDPLYNQVPNGQVYEPLSEDACAGLAAGLCLMGSRSLWCSYESFAINGLPIWQTVTQAMAELRRPTPSTVTLFTAGALEQGRNGWTHQRPEIEAYYGALLRNGNIFVLFPPDANSIQVCYRWALNTQNKGIAIFASKTPLPVRTTFAQTEQALDEGALTLYESTQGGRTLVLAVLGDMILQPVYHALPQLEALGYRVRIVSVVNPRRLYRPGDVAWQTCAEPDGGFADEATFERLFGGDALLGVTGGASALLEPILLRATCPRDLLAWQRGETTASPAELMAYNGLTPEAICDRARSLLK
- a CDS encoding M23 family metallopeptidase; this translates as MPKQYRYGLYLCLGLLVVLRVTLAAWATVPSQNLEYWQQVIQQHQQHQQAVGQQRQQLERLEAAASDRLESLESNVDTTTQQIVAASDRLQAAENLLKELKEQQQVLSRRYRASVAVISDRLRRLQRYREIPQWAMLFEAETLNDWLTQQGRLRQVYERDRQHLTALVRDRQRLQQQERQIQVQQRFIQALRQQLQQQQAIYAREAESQRQLIARLRSDRQALAAIEAQLARDSVAIQQLIRQRLGYVPRGAPPLPRSGRLAYPIQAPLTSPFGWRIHPILGRQRFHAGVDFGADFGTPIFAAAAGTVIFAGWSGGYGQTVILDHGGGMTTLYAHAQRLLVQEGQLVQQGQPIAEVGSTGLSTGPHLHFEVRLNGEPTDPLAYL
- a CDS encoding cobyrinate a,c-diamide synthase; this encodes MALVIAGDRSGVGKTTVALALNAALTARGQRVQTFKVGPDYIDPLFHTAISGRPCRNLDVILTSPDYVCACVGYHSQGMDAVLIEGVMGLFDGRGGSHEGSTAHIAQLLQAPILLVLDVQKQAASVAAVVYGFCHYDPSLQIAGVVLNRVASDRHRQLLEAALAPLGVPIVGVLYRDQALALPSRHLGLVPPQESREFQALGDRLAHLGNTCFNWEQLTPLLAPEFSAPSPLPSSVTPFSSPLHIGIAQDSAFHFYYADTLDLLQQLGATLIPVSPLKDAKLPTPLHGLLLGGGFPEVFAAELAANHPFLGALRQAIQGGLALYAECGGLMYLCQSLRTLEGEDYPLVGHLPVVAEMGNRLTLGYRQTTVLQTTVCVQVGETVQGHEFHYSRLSQPSPRPLWQLNGAPEGWGNPRLHASYLHLHWGGHPQWAMRFLQQAARVG